A region of the Culex quinquefasciatus strain JHB chromosome 1, VPISU_Cqui_1.0_pri_paternal, whole genome shotgun sequence genome:
ggttcatgaattagcagaagtaaaaatgttgaatcagaagattaaagaaaaatgtttgaaattcagggaaaaatgtgctatttctgattaccccttgattcaaggataaCTGATCTTGTAAAACTACTTACTTAACCTGTCCTACTTAAGTGACGAAATGGTCTGCTTTTCATCACCCAAATAAgagtatttaaattaaatacgaGTATTTTAATGAATACTACCAAAAAAATTATGGAACTTTTGgcaaaactcgtatttttcagCACTTCGTTTAAcaacttgttacataaactacAATTCTCGCAATCATTCTTTATTCCCCCAAAAAAATCCCTTTTTGAACAAACAATCAAAAAAGCGATTGGAATCTatgcaaatttatttaatagggattattttttcattgaatgACCAAGATTTACCGCCCAATTAGCAAACTTGATGAACAACCTTTCTACCGATCATACTTTAAGGTGAAACGAAAAGGCAGCGCCATATTGACACCACGACTCAAGTTTTTGGAAtcaactttaagaaaaacaccgTAAATTAAACAAGTTCTGTCTGTTGCAAaccataaatataaaaataacaatcaatCTGTCGAGTTCAGAAAACGATTCAAGGGaacgttattttattacgtaacgcccGCCTCCCACCCCTTGTAACAATacaatacaaatttcaaaaaaaaatgtttgaagcgTAACACAGCCCTCGACACCAAAAAGAAccacaaacaacttttttcccCACAGTTAACATTTCGTTCGTTCTACAATTATTTGAAACtatatttaaatttctaaaactatGCTGGTATATAGTTTAAGTAACCTctaataacatcgaaaattcatctaaatttatttatttatagcaaattttccatGAACTCTGGGCACTCTCTTACTTAATAGCCAGCAACTAAATTGTTACTATCTTTTCTCTGTCCCAAAGATTAAACTTACTTTCTCTCTTCCACAGATTAAACGGCGAAGATCTGCACCGCGACGACGAACCGCTGCACAACGTTCTTCCAAGCATGTTGGCAAGCTCCAAGGTCGACGGCAAACCTAGTGCTAAGAAAACCAAAAGAGTACAATTCCAAGATAGTGTAAATATAATCAACGACAACAACAGCAGCTGTAGTCTGCGCACTtccggtggtggcggcggcggcggcggcggtgaggACAACGGTGGCGTGTTTGACTTCCATGAAGACGAAGAAGACGGGGACGGGGCGGAGGTCGAGTTCAGACGGCGTCGAGCACGGTCCCAGCAGCCGCTCCGATCGCCGGGTCCACCGGACGGGGATGACCAGCGAGACGAGGAGGCGGCTACGGATGGGGGAGATGAGGACGAGGAGCAGTACATCGTGCAGAATATTATTAAGAAACTGCCGGGGCGTTTGGGGCAGGGTAACGAGGTTCAGCAGGACTCGATCAGCAGCACGATGGGTTCGGTTTCGGAGGACTCGTTGCACACGGAAATGGAAGTGCTGGACTATCGTATAGCGGAGAAGATCAAGACGGAGCTGGAGGAGAAGCAGAAGCTGGAGCGGAGATCGTTCAACGAAGAAATGCCATCGACTTCCAACTTTTCGGAGCATTCGGATCGTCCGTCTGATGACGAGGGTTACGACAGTAAGATCAACATTAAGAAGCTGGATATTCGGAAGGCACCATTCGATCCGAAGCTTGGGGCGCACAGGAAAGTAAAGCGCGAAACGGGATCTGTGGATCTGCGTATAGAGTACGAGGAGCAGGACTACAATCCACTGAACGGCAATGTAGACGAGCAGAGAATGCTGTTGCCTCCACCGAAGAAGCCTAGAAAAGCACCTACAACGAAGAACAAAGCCTGCACGGGATGTGGACTCAAGCATGGAACGGATCCGTGTCCACTGAACTCACCACTCGCGGTaatcaataacaaaatcgaGCTTAATGAATGGTTAGAACAGAACGAGGAAATTATCAAGAAGCACAAGATTGTGTTGAAACCGGAAAATCCGGAGGAGATGGACGACGAGAACGAGGACGATTACAATGACGACGAAGACGATGACGAGGGCGATGAGAACGAAGAGAACCAGTACGAGGAGAAGCTGGACATTCTGCCAtcgtttgcagaaacgtcactTCCACCGGAGTTTGAGCTGCGTTTGGCCCCACTTGCAACGACTTTAAGTACCGTCGCCGCGGCCGGACTCAACACGAGCACGCAATCGCTAAACATCGACCCGCACGATTCGGCATCTTCCTTGGCGATACAGCTGAGCGATTCAAACCCCGCAGCACAACAGCTTCCACCACCGTCAACGGCGGCATCCGTTACCAACACCATCAACCACGGGCTAAGCGTCTACACCAAGATCCCCCTGCCGAAGTACACCCAGCTGGGACCCGCCATCGGGCTGATCGTAAAGGAGACGGAAATCCAGGACGACTGCACGATGCGGTACATCTTCGAAACGTTCAACGGCACCAAGTCCACGTACTTGAGCATGGAGAACAAGAACCAAGCCAACTGGTTGCGCTACCTGCGCCCGGCCCGGCACCGCGACCAGAAAAACTGCGTGCTGAAGGTACGCAACGGGGACATTGTGTTTGTGACCAGCGTCGACCTGGAGGTGGGCAGCGAGCTGCTGTACTGGAGCGACGACACCAACTCTGCCTGGGGCAAGAAGAAGATGGAGAAGACCAGTGAGTCTTTCGGCACCTTTCTGTTAAGATTAGTtctaaaattgtgcattttttttcagactGCGGCGGCTGCAACCTCAAGTTCGACCACCCGCTGTTCTACCGGACGCACTGCTCGGTCTTTCACGATCCGGCGTTCAGCCTGACGATCCGGAAGTACCACTGCAAGGTGTGCGGCATCGCCGTGCTCGGCAAGGAGAACATCATGAAGCACGCGGAAAAGATGCACGACGGCAAGGGCGCGTACCAGTGCCAGTTCTGCTCCAAGGTAACCTTTTACGGGGTAGTTGTTTATCGAACCGGGCACCGAATCTGTGAGCGGAGTGGTCAAAGAATTACACTGATGGTTCacaatttcactttgtttacatattCGGTGTCTTTTCGCAGCTGACCTGTACAGAGGCGCCCGTGTTCCCGCTTGCTTCGATTGTTTTTGATTCTTCTGATTGATTGCCAAACAACAGCACGGGCACctgtcaaaacaataacaagcaACACGCAGAAACGAGGGGCTTGCTAATCGTTACATTTTTCGCAGTTCTTCCTGCGGCTCAACTACCTGGAGATGCACCGGACGTACGGCTGCAGCATGAACCCGCAGCGGGCCCGGCCGCTGTGCGACTTTTGCGGGCGCAAGTTCTGCCAGCCGCAGAAGCTGAAGGTGCACATCAAGCGCATGCACAGCGACATGGCCGAGGTGCTGCGCGACTTCCAGTGCAAGCTGTGCTCGAAGCTGCTGGGATCGCGCGCCGCCCTGCAGCGTCACTCGAAGGAGGTGCACAGCCGGAACTCGGCCGTGGTGAGCTGTCCCCGCTGCCAGAAGCTGTTCCAGAACCGGAGCAACCTGAAGATCCACATGCTGACGCATTCGGGGGTGCGACCGTTCAAGTGAGTGTTGGTTTGAGGGGGTTCAGGAGTATTCCGGATGTTAATGGGTCGTAATTGTTTCCAGATGTGCGGAGGGCGAGTGCTCGGCGGCGTTCACGACCAAGCAGTGTCTGCAGTTCCACTACAAGAAGGTCCACGGGTACACCCAGGAGCAGATGCCGAAGATCGAGCGGAGCGTGGCGTACACATTTGACGCGTATTCTGGTGGTATGAATAATGGATTGGTTGGTGAGTAGCCTCTCCTCAGCCACCGCCGTCTTCGGAGCATTCGTAATCGCTGTTGATAAAGATCTCCTTACAGATGGGCTGCAACGTCGGCAACGGAGGAAACTGGAACCGGGCGAGGAGGGTCAGAGCCAGGGAGAGAAGCGGAAGCGCGCACCGAAGGAACTGCCCGGCAACATTCTCAAGACGAAGAACATCCTGGAGTCGTTCAACGAAATCTGCAAAAATGACAGCAACTTGTCGTTGCTTTCCACGAAGATTTCGTCGATTCTGAACGGGAATCTTAAAGATTTCACCAAAATGACCGGGGGAGTCCCCGGCATGGAGGGCGAAGGAGTCCGGAAGGAAGAGCTGGACGACGAGCTGGACTCGAACGAGTGCGCAGAGCGTGACGAACGGCTGGAAGCGATCCAGCGTCACCTGAATCAACCGTTGCACGAGGACAAGCACGACGACTTTGGTCAGCTGCACTCTCGTCTGTCAAACATATCAAGCCACAGTGACCCGAGTGCGATGCACTACAAACTGTCAAACAATGAAGACGAGAAGCCGCTGACGGACGCGGATGGCTTCGGTGACCTGGGCTCGCTCGCGGCCAACCACAAGTACAAGGAATTTATGAACAGCGGAAATCCGGGGCTGGTGATCAGCAAGGGAAGCAAGAAGTGGATAAGCGACAACGATCATCTTCCGGACGAGAATAACTCGGAAAGCATGTTGGCAGCAGCGGCCAACCGTGACTTCCTCACGAAGCTGATCATGAACGGCAATGTTGGCCACAGCAACTCCCAGTCTCAAGCGGTGgatgacgacgaggacgacgatGACAACTCTACCATACTGGATGTGGTCGATTCCAACAATCAGAACCAGCAAAATTCAGCCgttcaaaatcaacaacaatcccaacaacaacagcaacaacaacagcagcagcaacaacaacaacaagaacaacagtATACGTCTAGCTTTGCAGGGTTGAACAGTAGTCTGCCGGATCTTCCAGCGTTCCAGAGTCACACCTTCCCATCGCACTTTAACCACCAGTCGCTACTCGGAAGCTTTTACAACAACAACAGTGGAGTGTCAGGCCGAAACGCCATCAACACCATCCCGACTTCGGCTAGCATGTTGGTCGAGGCCGCCCTGAACTCGGTCAGCAACATCATAAACGAAGCGGAGatgaacaacagcaacaacgaaAACAACGACCTTCACATAGGGGACATTGACGGTGGCACGGGAGGCGCCGGTACTGACAACAATCTACAGTCGGACACCTTCACCACCAGCGGCATCAACAATTCCGTCGACGACATGAAGATGTTGAAGCCGCACAACTTCCCACTGCAGATGAACTCGCTGTCGCAGTTCTCATCACAATCCCCCGAAGATGCCAGCATTATTCAGGAACGCAACGAAATGGAAGCATCGCGACCAAAGTCTCGCGACAAGCTGACCAACTACCCGGACGGTGAGATGCTCGGCTACTCGGATCAGCAACACCAGCAACAACAATCCCAAACCGCACAATCCCACAAACACACCCCAAGTGTGGAGTCCGTGCGGAGCGAACTATCGCCAGAGCAGAACGACTTCAACTACTCGAACTCGAACGGAGCGCAGCGACAGCAGCAACTGGCAACCAACTCACCAGCACGTTCGACGACCTCTCGCCAGATCTACGCCGAGCATGATCTCATATCTCCAGCGTCAACCCCATCGCTTCCACGGTACGATTTCGGCACCGAGAACAACAACAGCTACGCAAGACGTCAGGAGAAGACCATCAGCTCGCTTGCGTTGGAGAACTTTGAGGCGAACCTCAAAGCCAACAACCACCACATGCAGCACCTGTCCAGCGACGAGGATAGCAGCATCGTGATCGCGGAGAATCTGTCAGTGAACGCGAACGCCAGCGAGGCGAAGCTCAAGATTGCGAACCAAACGAGTGCGGTAGATTTTATGGCTTCCAGCAACGGCACCGCCAACAGCAAGTACGACACCGGCCGAAACAACATCGGGTCCGACCTGTCGACCGATCTTCGCCTCAAGTACAACGCGGAATCCAACGTGGACCTGCCGGACTTCCGCTCCGGTAGCACCATGAACGACACCACTTCCGACTTCCAGGGCCTGGACATGACAGCGCGGGCCGGTCTTCCGTCGAGTTATTCACACAGCAACTTCCAGGTCCCGTCCGCGGCGGGAGCAAACCTTAACTTTAACCGATATCATCACCATATCTACGACATCCTCAGCGAACGCGAGCAACACCAGCAGCAGTCCCAGCAACACCAGCACCAACAGCAGCACCAGGAGTTCCAgctgcaacagcaacaacaacaacagcagcaacaccAGCAGATGCAGCACATGATCCAGGATCACAtcgcccagcagcagcagcaacagcaggacACCGAGTCCGAACAACCGGCGTCAGTCGACCTGAGTCGCACCTCCAACTACCTGGTCCCATCTCCACCATCCCCAGCCCTTCCCTACTCGCACCCCCATCCGGACATGATCCGCATGGTTTCCCTCGACCTGAGCTCCAACAGCGGAGGCAACATGATCGTCGGCAACACGCCCCACCACGTGCGCCACCCGTCCTTCCTGTCCTCGCAGATCCAGCACTCCAACCGGGACCCGCTGCCCGATCACCACCGGCTGCTGGCCAGCGAGCAGCACCGGCTGCTGGTCGACCCGGCTGCCCATCTGATCTTCGAGCAGAACAACCGGCTGCTGGCGGAAACTCCCGGACCGGCGCCACCTCCGCCGAGGCACGTCGTCTCGCCGCAGCGAGGCTTCGGCGCGTACCATCATCACCACCATCACCAGGTCAGCTCGTCGAACTACCATCACCACTCGGTGAAGCAGAATCTTACCTCTCCGCCGCTGAATCAGCACGCTTCCGCGGCCGCCGCGAACTATCATCCCTTTCCGACTTACTACTAGGAAGGGGTTGGACGTGGGGAATAGGTGGTCTCTTCCGGTGCAATAGCCATGCATAACATGTCAGAAATTTCTTCTCGGAATTTCGAATAATCGTATCATTGGATATCCGAATTGTTATCCTGCTGTCAAACGCATCATTTGATTTCGACCGCTGTGGTTAGTTTTCATAAGGTTACTTTTCTTTTGACCTGTTTAAGTCAGTTTTTGTGCGCTCGCTTCCTGATGTTGAATTGACAAATCCTACAGAGAGGCCCTTAAACGTGAcaggtttttgtttacattacgaGTCACCCGAATCAGTGATAGGGCTTTCTAGGACAACGCGCTGTCAGTTTACAAGTACACTGCAAGCagaaacataaccaaacttttcggtACCCTCAAGGAGGTatcagactatgacaaacaaacaagcaaactcgtacttttgacagtttgacaatgtgtctgcatttgtttgcagaaatgtCAGCCTGGCCCATTGTTTGGCTAGACTTGTTTGACAGTTCAAGCAAaagtgtattgttttttttaccaaacTTGTCGGATCCCTAAACGTCAAATCAGGACacattgctgccggatctttttccgAATCTATTCGAGATAATAGCCGGCAGctattttgtatggtttgatgTTCGCGGGGAGAGTcttcaaaatgtaaacaaaattctTCGCGCATCAGCCGAttctgctcacgtcagttgatgtttacattaggaacgagcaggattgATAGTTTAGGacatattagactatgacaaacaaacaaacaaactcgtttTATCGTGTTttacagtttgccaaactcgcaaacaaagcggctggcgtttctgcaaacaaatgcaggcaaacaaacaaagcaggcaaactgccaaactgtcaaaaagcttgttttttgcgagtttttttatttgtttgtcgTAGTTTAATACGttcttttgtttacatttcgggTTTGGCCCATATACAtggttttgcttgaaatttttatgttcgACTTTAAAGATCGCTTGACTTTTTTACATTGAAGTGAAGGAAAAGTTTGCCGTAAAGGAGTAGCGAAAACCTGTCAAAACTTTGTACTAAAAAATTATTGTGACTCTAAGGCTTTTTAGTCGAAAATTTACAAACACATCAAACCTCTGCGTGCCACAGAAGTCATTTTGTTTGCCAAAATCTGCTTTCTCTTTCTCGCAAAAGTTGTTTGTCAGGCGACTTATATCTGGTTTTTAAGGCACGATGACAGTTATAACATTTCATAGTGACAGCTCATGCTCgatctttgtttgcatcagcacactgtgacgaggagttcgtcttTTTGagttgaattatattttttttctcactgggcctagaaagccttattggaAATGCCAACTTGATTAGTGAGATTTACCCTCTTCATTCATTTTAAGACCAGCGTGCGGACGTACTACTAAAgtttggacaaaaaaaaatcaattttgcgtAAGAATGAAGCAGGTATtatactatgacaaacaaactcgctctttttgacagtttgtcagttttcctgctttgtttgtttgcagaaacgtcagccagCATACATTTTGAGTTGTTTGCCAATTTGTcacaaacaagtttgcgagtttggcaaactgtcaagcaCGAAAAAAGGACAGtctgtttgtcatagtctaacaCCTGCTTGAGCAAACAAAATGGCGGTTTTTCATAATCAACATGGCGATTGCACGAGGAGATCGCACCAAAGAGACAAAATGTAACAGAAGCTAGCCTAGCTTTGCAAACAAGAAAATACCCACCAGTAATGAGGATTGTAGAACAAAATGATGTACACGACTTAGAATTTAGTAGCGTAAACACAGACACAGAAACAAAGCAGTAGAGTTCATTTGTTGAGAATGTCACAACTGAATTTTGATAACATTAACTTATTTCCTATTGTTTTAATTGTGCAAATGTATTTCGTGAATGTATTAAGAATGGGATGTTTATTATTTGTTACCACTATTCTCTTTAGAAACTTCcaaacaatcaaaaaaaaaacttaaatcgcGCAAAAGGCAACGCCCAACTGTATTCAGAAGAACAAAAGACATTATAAATGTTTATtggagtttttttcttttttacataAATAGTACGAAGCGGGCAGACAATGCTTTATAATAACACTTATCGTAGTTTGTAATGTTTATTCCAAGCGAAAGAAGGAGTAAAGCTAAAATACTAGAGTTAtaccaacaaaacaaaaaaaaagcatacaaaattcaaCAACCATACGAAGGCGTCGTCCATGGATTgcgtaacaaaaaaaagtgaatcgaatattaaaaaaaacacaaaaaatcttcCCCAAGTTTCCCCAACATTGTGCAATGCTTCCCattatgtaaaaaataaattgtcttTGCTCGTGCATCAGTGTTACGTTGAATTTTGTAAGGCGACGCCGCCCCACGCGAGTAAATCAGTAAATAAATgtgccaaaaacaaaacaaacaaacagcaAACACAAACTAGTATGAAAAAACAGACACATCCTTTGTTCTCATGCTCTCTTATCTAACCGAATCAGCAGTCTTGTCAGTCAGTCGTTTTATGATTAGTAGCTGTATAATCGATATttacaaaacaaagcaaaaaaaaagaaaaacaaacctgTATCTGTGTAATATTATGGCAAACcttaaatacaaaacaaaatagtgttctatggcacaacttaaacaaaaaagaaaagaaaaagagaGAGATATCTAATCTAGACAAGATTCTCTTCCGCGTTAGAGCAGACACACCCacatagcagcagcagcagcagcgtacCATAACTCGTAGAGAGTAAAtaagacataaaaaaaacaatgtttcatAAATATTTGCTAACTCACCACATTTGACCAATCTGGCGAAAATACGACATACAAATGGCTACAATAAAAACATATAGAATCACCAGCATGTTTGAGGTtggcaagaaaaataaaaaccttgaaaaaataaCCTGAAACAACAACATATTACTCAGCCAGCAAAATTttgcaaaccaaaaaaatatcaattcaacACTTACAAAGaagaagaacaaaaaagaaGAGATAAGcagaaaacataaataa
Encoded here:
- the LOC6050629 gene encoding uncharacterized protein LOC6050629 isoform X5 gives rise to the protein MLASSKVDGKPSAKKTKRVQFQDSVNIINDNNSSCSLRTSGGGGGGGGGEDNGGVFDFHEDEEDGDGAEVEFRRRRARSQQPLRSPGPPDGDDQRDEEAATDGGDEDEEQYIVQNIIKKLPGRLGQGNEVQQDSISSTMGSVSEDSLHTEMEVLDYRIAEKIKTELEEKQKLERRSFNEEMPSTSNFSEHSDRPSDDEGYDSKINIKKLDIRKAPFDPKLGAHRKVKRETGSVDLRIEYEEQDYNPLNGNVDEQRMLLPPPKKPRKAPTTKNKACTGCGLKHGTDPCPLNSPLAVINNKIELNEWLEQNEEIIKKHKIVLKPENPEEMDDENEDDYNDDEDDDEGDENEENQYEEKLDILPSFAETSLPPEFELRLAPLATTLSTVAAAGLNTSTQSLNIDPHDSASSLAIQLSDSNPAAQQLPPPSTAASVTNTINHGLSVYTKIPLPKYTQLGPAIGLIVKETEIQDDCTMRYIFETFNGTKSTYLSMENKNQANWLRYLRPARHRDQKNCVLKVRNGDIVFVTSVDLEVGSELLYWSDDTNSAWGKKKMEKTNCGGCNLKFDHPLFYRTHCSVFHDPAFSLTIRKYHCKVCGIAVLGKENIMKHAEKMHDGKGAYQCQFCSKFFLRLNYLEMHRTYGCSMNPQRARPLCDFCGRKFCQPQKLKVHIKRMHSDMAEVLRDFQCKLCSKLLGSRAALQRHSKEVHSRNSAVVSCPRCQKLFQNRSNLKIHMLTHSGVRPFKCAEGECSAAFTTKQCLQFHYKKVHGYTQEQMPKIERSVAYTFDAYSGGMNNGLVDLLTDGLQRRQRRKLEPGEEGQSQGEKRKRAPKELPGNILKTKNILESFNEICKNDSNLSLLSTKISSILNGNLKDFTKMTGGVPGMEGEGVRKEELDDELDSNECAERDERLEAIQRHLNQPLHEDKHDDFGQLHSRLSNISSHSDPSAMHYKLSNNEDEKPLTDADGFGDLGSLAANHKYKEFMNSGNPGLVISKGSKKWISDNDHLPDENNSESMLAAAANRDFLTKLIMNGNVGHSNSQSQAVDDDEDDDDNSTILDVVDSNNQNQQNSAVQNQQQSQQQQQQQQQQQQQQQEQQYTSSFAGLNSSLPDLPAFQSHTFPSHFNHQSLLGSFYNNNSGVSGRNAINTIPTSASMLVEAALNSVSNIINEAEMNNSNNENNDLHIGDIDGGTGGAGTDNNLQSDTFTTSGINNSVDDMKMLKPHNFPLQMNSLSQFSSQSPEDASIIQERNEMEASRPKSRDKLTNYPDGEMLGYSDQQHQQQQSQTAQSHKHTPSVESVRSELSPEQNDFNYSNSNGAQRQQQLATNSPARSTTSRQIYAEHDLISPASTPSLPRYDFGTENNNSYARRQEKTISSLALENFEANLKANNHHMQHLSSDEDSSIVIAENLSVNANASEAKLKIANQTSAVDFMASSNGTANSKYDTGRNNIGSDLSTDLRLKYNAESNVDLPDFRSGSTMNDTTSDFQGLDMTARAGLPSSYSHSNFQVPSAAGANLNFNRYHHHIYDILSEREQHQQQSQQHQHQQQHQEFQLQQQQQQQQQHQQMQHMIQDHIAQQQQQQQDTESEQPASVDLSRTSNYLVPSPPSPALPYSHPHPDMIRMVSLDLSSNSGGNMIVGNTPHHVRHPSFLSSQIQHSNRDPLPDHHRLLASEQHRLLVDPAAHLIFEQNNRLLAETPGPAPPPPRHVVSPQRGFGAYHHHHHHQVSSSNYHHHSVKQNLTSPPLNQHASAAAANYHPFPTYY